AGCGAATAACCTTTTGGCACGTAGCCGTAGACAAGGTCGTGGGCCGAGGTCTGGTCGGTGACGATGTCGGGCGTGATGCCGCGCCGGGCGATCTCCGGGTAGATTTCGGCGGCGTTGCCGACAAGGCCGATGGAGGTGGGGCGCTTCGCCTTCACCGCCTCATCGATCATGGCCAGCGCCGTGTCGAGGTCAGGCGCGACATGTTCCAAATAACCGATCTCCTTGCGCTTGCGGGCGCGTTCGGGATCGACGTCGACCACGAGAATGGCGGCATTGGCCATGCGGCCGGCAAGCGGCTGGGCGCCGCCCATGCCGCCGAGGCCGGCGGTGAGGATGAAGCGGCCGCGCAGGTCGCCGTCGAAACGGTTCTCGGCGATGCGCATGAAGATCTCGTAGGTGCCCTGGATGACGCCCTGGCTGCCGATATATTGCCAGGCGCCCGCCGTCAGCCCACCCCAGGCGATGAGGCCCTTTCTCTCAAGGTCGTAGAAGTTCTCGGCTTTGGCCCACTGCCCGACGATGTTGCAATTGGCCATGATGACCAGCGGCGCCTTGGCGTGGGTCTTGAGCAGGCCGATCGGCTTGCCCGACTGGATGATGAGGGTCTGATCCTCGTCCATGGTCTTGAGCGCGGTGACGATGGCGTCATGCGCGGCCCAGTTGCGGGCGGCCTTGCCGAGGGCGGCGTAGACAACGAGGTTATCGGGGTCTTCACCTACCGAGAGCACGTTTTCGAGGAGGCGCAGCAGGGCTTCCTGGCGCCAACCCTTGGCGCGCAGCTCCTTGCCGCCGGGAATGGGGAAATTGGGGTGACGGGGATTGGGTGTGGGCATCTTTTGGTCCTTCAGTGCGGGAGGCCCTCCCCCTCCCCGACCCTCCCCGCAAGGGGGAGGGTGTTTCGATCCAGTTTGCGGCAAGCCAATACCCCCACTTGCACTCCCCTTGCGGGGAGGGTCGGGGAGGGGGGTGAGCCGTCAGCCCCGGTCTGTCTTCCTGCGCCCCAGGTCGAGCGCGTATTTGGCGATTTCGATACCCATGGCCTTTTCGACCGACGGATAGACCGTCGGGTCAAGGACGGACGAGGCCAGGGGAATGATGGTTTTGGGGACGTGCAGCACGAAGATGAACATGCCTTCGCGCACCTGGCCGACGCTGAGCGGAGTGCCGGCGGCGTCGAGGGTGGTGATGACGTCGGGGAAGGTAGCGAGGCGTGTGCCGCCCGCGTCTTCGACAGCCATGTACTCGTTCATGACGTGGAGTTTTGTCGCCTTGTCGCCGGTTCCCAGCGTGATGGTGCCGATGTCGAAGGCTTCCTTGGTGTAGACCACGTCCTTGGCCTCGACATTGCCCTGGGCGAGGATGGTGCCGCCCGTGGTCCTGACGATGGCATCGATGATTTTCGAGCCACCGCCGGCTTCGGCGGCGATGATGGCTTCGCCCAGTTTCAACGCCATCGAGATGCCGCCGAGCGCCGCATTTTTCGCCACATAGGAAGCGCGTAGAGGGTTGCGGCAGGAGGCGATGAAGCCGCCCGACTGGTCGGCGGCGGTGCGCAGGACCGGCGAAATCTTGGCGGTGGCGCCGCGCACGACCAGCTCGATGTAGCGGTTCTCGTCGCGGTTGCCGCCCACGGCGGTCTGGATCATCTGTTCGGGGCTGCCGGCCATGCCGATGGAGCCCATGTCGCCGGTCGGGTGGGCGCGCACGTCGCCGACCGCATCGACCACCTTGGTGCCGAGCATGGCGGAGGGAAGCCAGGCGTTGAGCGTCGAGGATTTGCCGTTCTGGCCGACCATGAGGCCGGAGAGCTTTTCGCCAAGCGCGTCCTGGAGGAGCTGGGCGGCCTTGATGTAGTCGACGCCCTGCATTTCCCAGGGCGTGGTCGAGGCCGGGGCGCCGATGGCGGCGGCCGTGGCGACCCAGTCGTTGTCGTCGAGTTCCTCGATCGAGACCAGTTCGGGCTTGCCGATCGAGACCGCGGCGCGGCCGAGCATGCGGCCATGATCGGCCCAGCCGCCGCCGCCCGCTGCATAGACGGAGCCGCCCTTGACCGCCGGTTCGATGTCTTTTTCGGTGAGAATGCGGCCCATTACTTGGCTTCCTGTAGTTGCTTGTCGAGGGTTTTGACCGCTTCGAGCAGCACGGCGGCGCCCAGGGCGATGTCCTCGGTCTTGGCGGATTCCTCGGGGGCGTGGCTGCGCCCGCCAAGGCAGGGGATGAAGATCATGGCCGCCTTGGTGGCGCGGGCCATCCAGGCGGTGTCGTGGCCTGCTCCCGAGGCCATGCGGCGATGCCGGGCGCCCGTGGCCTCGCAGGCGGCGTCGAGGACCTTGAGGAGGTCCGGGTCGCAGGGGGTCGGCTGGTTGTCCGAAATGCGGCGTGGCTTGGCGACCGAGCAATCGGTCTCGTCGGCGACTTCAAGGGCGAGCGCATCGAGGGCTTCGCAGAAGCGCTCCATGTCGGCGCGGTTCTCGGCGCGGGCGTCGATGAGCATCACCGCGCGGGACGGCACGACATTGGCGGCGTTGGGCTCGATGCGGAATTCGCCGACGGTTGCAGCGAAGTGGGCTTCGCTTTGCGCGAACTGATGAGCCAGTTGCTCGATGGCGAGCACGAGGCGCGCGGCAGCGGTCAAGGCATCGCGGCGCGAACCCATGGGCGTGGTGCCGGCGTGATCGGCCCGGCCATCGACGACGATCTCGATGCGGGTGATCCCGGCGATGGCGGTGACGACGCCGATATCGAGTTTTTTGTCTTCGAGGACTGGGCCCTGCTCGATGTGGAGTTCGAGGAAGGCCTTTATGTCGGTGCGCTTTTCGCTGACCTCGGGGTGCCCGCCAACTTCGGCGATGCCCTGTTCGAGGGTCAGGTCGCCAGAGGTACGAGTGAGCCAATCAGGTGGGACGAGCCCGACCATGCCGCGCGAGCCGATGCAGGAGACGCCGAAGATCGAGACCTCCTCGGCGAGGAAGTCGACGATTTCGAGGTCGTGGTCGAGCTGAACATCCTGGTCGTGGAGCGCGCGGGCGACTTCGAGGGCGGCGGAAACGCCTGCTATGCCGTCATAGCGTCCGCCATCGGGCACGGTGTCCGAATGCGAGCCGAGGAGGATGGTGCCGAGGCCGGGCTTCCTGCCGGGCCGGTGGCCGATGAGATTGCCGGCAGCATCGATGCGGA
The sequence above is a segment of the Paradevosia shaoguanensis genome. Coding sequences within it:
- a CDS encoding Zn-dependent hydrolase, translated to MRNLPTNPDRIAEDISDLAAITELDHPYTRRAFTPMFLAGRSYLERRFEKAGLKIRIDAAGNLIGHRPGRKPGLGTILLGSHSDTVPDGGRYDGIAGVSAALEVARALHDQDVQLDHDLEIVDFLAEEVSIFGVSCIGSRGMVGLVPPDWLTRTSGDLTLEQGIAEVGGHPEVSEKRTDIKAFLELHIEQGPVLEDKKLDIGVVTAIAGITRIEIVVDGRADHAGTTPMGSRRDALTAAARLVLAIEQLAHQFAQSEAHFAATVGEFRIEPNAANVVPSRAVMLIDARAENRADMERFCEALDALALEVADETDCSVAKPRRISDNQPTPCDPDLLKVLDAACEATGARHRRMASGAGHDTAWMARATKAAMIFIPCLGGRSHAPEESAKTEDIALGAAVLLEAVKTLDKQLQEAK
- a CDS encoding urocanate hydratase, with translation MPTPNPRHPNFPIPGGKELRAKGWRQEALLRLLENVLSVGEDPDNLVVYAALGKAARNWAAHDAIVTALKTMDEDQTLIIQSGKPIGLLKTHAKAPLVIMANCNIVGQWAKAENFYDLERKGLIAWGGLTAGAWQYIGSQGVIQGTYEIFMRIAENRFDGDLRGRFILTAGLGGMGGAQPLAGRMANAAILVVDVDPERARKRKEIGYLEHVAPDLDTALAMIDEAVKAKRPTSIGLVGNAAEIYPEIARRGITPDIVTDQTSAHDLVYGYVPKGYSLEEVRRLRKDNPAELMAASRASIVEHVNAMLEFQRRGAEVFDNGNLIRTQARDGGVANAFDIKIFTEAYLRPLFARAIGPFRWMALSGDPDDIGKIDELVLKMFAGNNIVTNWIGLARQYVPFEGLPARIAWLGHGERTQLALAVNELVANGTLSGPVAFSRDHLDAGAMAHPNIMTERMKDGSDAIADWPLLDAMLLTASMADLVAIHSGGGGYAGYMTSAGVTTIADGTPEGAERLRHVQTNDTSLGVMRYADAGYDESFDEIEKKGIPHIDLR
- a CDS encoding DUF917 domain-containing protein; the encoded protein is MGRILTEKDIEPAVKGGSVYAAGGGGWADHGRMLGRAAVSIGKPELVSIEELDDNDWVATAAAIGAPASTTPWEMQGVDYIKAAQLLQDALGEKLSGLMVGQNGKSSTLNAWLPSAMLGTKVVDAVGDVRAHPTGDMGSIGMAGSPEQMIQTAVGGNRDENRYIELVVRGATAKISPVLRTAADQSGGFIASCRNPLRASYVAKNAALGGISMALKLGEAIIAAEAGGGSKIIDAIVRTTGGTILAQGNVEAKDVVYTKEAFDIGTITLGTGDKATKLHVMNEYMAVEDAGGTRLATFPDVITTLDAAGTPLSVGQVREGMFIFVLHVPKTIIPLASSVLDPTVYPSVEKAMGIEIAKYALDLGRRKTDRG